One window from the genome of Yarrowia lipolytica chromosome 1B, complete sequence encodes:
- a CDS encoding uncharacterized protein (Compare to YALI0B15818g, some similarities with uniprot|Q05958 Saccharomyces cerevisiae YDR213W Hypothetical 100.3 kDa protein YD8142, similar to Saccharomyces cerevisiae UPC2 (YDR213W) and ECM22 (YLR228C); ancestral locus Anc_8.423), with protein sequence MGDATDKPTSGQNADSATARPKRGASKESPAPVVNVNDANDQPEAVVKTEDRDSVEGDHGPKRRKTSATGSETDDKKDTKATKRKPHSKSRRGCATCKKRRVKCDEKHPVCRNCEHLGLECSYKRPLPSYAQGSGNTTPTFAPINPHTVLPAPANTGDGVRGAPNMVDLKLLHNYMTVAWKTITAAGISNEEIWGVDVPALAFQFPFLMHSILVFSASHLSCTQQQNMYTRDIAYHRGEALGQLREAVRHVTPENTDALVAGCILLGMDGLANAAPIVQASEDASTLPPTAWIHHVRGAASILSTVWPLPPHSRFYRLIGQELIDLGSHIMNTRTAHKFVHGGLKCFDDDLADLYPVDPSSVYFPTLAFIDLLFHQRYRADFILRVFAFPALLDNQIIALLFQGDEMARRIIRVYYKLMKSYTSEMKETVWFLEGVSRILPADMEALGPVGLSWIGVDPESARMMLENLQRKKEAMEANSAGSSTAASPQMGNASTPGAPQTPGSPSKLEGMASMANLLGAGAAGGVSSLANLAEMANMNLPAEISNFLNNPRMSGGGAGGDIASLLSNPRNLHLFNEGQQGQIQQMHELLGNLQGLQNIPGLQNLNLQNLASSMPQIQSLMSLIPGGIGGLAGIMGGLGGGQPSPSDGQQQPQSSQQQPSQQQSGPSSVNPSHPPSPNSGL encoded by the coding sequence ATGGGCGACGCAACCGACAAACCGACTAGTGGCCAGAACGCCGACTCCGCGACTGCGAGACCCAAGCGTGGTGCTTCAAAGGAGTCTCCCGCTCCCGTCGTAAACGTAAACGACGCAAACGACCAACCCGAAGCCGTTGTCAAGACGGAAGATCGTGACTCGGTAGAAGGCGATCATGGGCCAAAAAGGCGCAAAACCAGTGCGACGGGCTCGGAAACAGATGACAAGAAAGACACCAAGGCTACTAAACGAAAACCGCACTCGAAATCCCGTCGAGGATGCGCTACCTGCAAGAAACGAAGAGTAAAGTGCGACGAAAAGCACCCTGTGTGTCGAAACTGTGAACACTTGGGACTGGAATGTTCGTACAAACGGCCATTGCCTAGTTACGCTCAGGGATCCGGTAATACCACCCCGACCTTTGCCCCTATTAATCCACACACTGTTCTGCCTGCCCCAGCCAACACAGGAGATGGAGTACGTGGAGCACCAAACATGGTAGacctcaagctgctgcacAACTACATGACGGTGGCATGGAAGACAATCACCGCCGCCGGTATCTCCAACGAGGAGATCTGGGGCGTAGATGTGCCCGCTCTGGCCTTCCAATTCCCGTTTCTGATGCACTCCATTCTGGTCTTCTCAGCCTCTCATCTCTCCTGCACTCAACAGCAGAACATGTACACACGTGACATTGCGTACCATAGAGGAGAGGCCCTCGGTCAGCTACGAGAAGCAGTCCGCCATGTCACTCCGGAGAACACAGATGCCCTTGTGGCAGGCTGCATTCTGCTAGGAATGGACGGTTTGGCTAACGCTGCACCAATTGTTCAGGCCTCCGAAGATGCATCCACGCTGCCCCCCACGGCTTGGATTCACCATGTTCGAGGGGCCGCATCCATTCTTTCCACTGTCtggcctcttccaccacaCTCTCGATTCTACCGATTGATCGGACAGGAACTTATCGACTTAGGATCCCACATCATGAACACCCGTACTGCCCACAAGTTTGTGCACGGTGGTCTGAAGTGTTTCGACGACGATCTGGCTGATTTATACCCCGTGGACCCCAGCTCTGTATACTTCCCTACTTTGGCCTTTATCGATCTTCTGTTTCACCAGCGGTACCGAGCGGATTTTATTTTGCGAGTTTTTGCCTTCCCCGCACTGCTAGATAACCAGATCATTGCCCTGCTGTTCCAGGGTGATGAGATGGCCCGAAGAATCATTCGTGTCTACTACAAGCTCATGAAGAGTTACACGTCGGAAATGAAGGAGACTGTGTGGTTCCTGGAAGGTGTCAGTCGAATTCTGCCGGCAGACATGGAGGCTCTTGGTCCTGTTGGTCTTTCGTGGATCGGTGTGGACCCCGAGTCTGCTCGAATGATGCTGGAAAATCTCCAACGAAAGAAGGAAGCAATGGAGGCCAACTCCGCGGGCTCTAGCACGGCTGCATCTCCTCAGATGGGAAATGCTTCTACGCCTGGTGCACCTCAGACTCCTGGCTCGCCATCCAAACTGGAGGGAATGGCTTCCATGGCTAATCTGTTGGGTGCAGGGGCTGCAGGTGGAGTGTCTTCGTTAGCCAACCTCGCTGAGATGGCCAACATGAACCTGCCGGCTGAAATCTCCAACTTCCTGAACAATCCCCGCATGTCGGGAGGTGGAGCTGGGGGCGACATTGCGTCGTTATTGTCCAACCCTCGCAATCTTCATCTCTTTAATGAGGGCCAACAAggccagatccagcagaTGCATGAACTTTTGGGCAATCTCCAGGGTCTACAGAACATTCCTGGACTCCAAAACCTCAATCTGCAAAATCTCGCCAGCAGCATGCCCCAGATTCAGTCCCTCATGTCTCTGATTCCCGGTGGAATTGGAGGCTTGGCTGGTATTATGGGCGGccttggaggaggtcaacCATCGCCATCTGacggccagcagcaaccaCAATCCtcacagcaacaaccaTCACAGCAACAATCCGGTCCTTCTTCGGTCAACCCCAGTCATCCCCCCTCTCCTAACAGCGGTCTGTAA